The following nucleotide sequence is from Pseudomonadales bacterium.
ATACTAAAGAACCTTAGATTAATATTGCTGCAGAATTCAATTGACCATACGCCATTTCACTAAAGAGAAATATCTGATTCTGTTACTCGCCTTTATCATAGTTGCGAGCGGACTCGATTTGATTACTGATTTATCACATGGCATTGGTCTCGATCATATTCTCAAAGAAACAGCGGTATTTGTTCTTTCCAGCATCGCCATCATTTGCCTGATATTCGGATTAAAAAAGCAAACTCAAGAAATCAATGCCTTGAAACAAGAGCTAGTTGAAGCGAAAAATATCGCTAAAAACGCTAACGAAAATGTTCTCGTTACTCGTAGAGAATTGAGCAAAGTGATCGCTCAGCAGTTTTCAGACTGGGATTTTACTGAAAGCGAACAGGAAGTGGCTTGGCTATTACTTAAAGGGCTAAGCCTTAAAGAAATTGCAGCATTACGAAATACAGCGGAAAAAACTGT
It contains:
- a CDS encoding DNA-binding response regulator gives rise to the protein MTIRHFTKEKYLILLLAFIIVASGLDLITDLSHGIGLDHILKETAVFVLSSIAIICLIFGLKKQTQEINALKQELVEAKNIAKNANENVLVTRRELSKVIAQQFSDWDFTESEQEVAWLLLKGLSLKEIAALRNTAEKTVRQQASTLYRKAAVTGRHSFAAWFIEDLL